Proteins from a single region of Roseateles sp. XES5:
- a CDS encoding FGGY-family carbohydrate kinase gives MTAYRHIAVLDIGKTNAKVVVLDAATGAEIAVARMANMVLTDGPYPHYDVEALWAFTLDACRRFARTPGFDAISITTHGASAALLDAGGRLVLPVLDYEHDYPQAIRDAYDAIRPPFAETRSPRLAMGLNVGAQLHYQKTMFAEAFAKVATIVTYPQYWAARLTGIAANEVTSLGCHTDLWDPQAGTYSALVDRLGIRPLMAPIRPAFDALGLVLPEIAETIGAEVPVYCGIHDSNASLLPHLLARQAPFSVVSTGTWVINFAVGGDLDHLDPGRDTLANVDAYGRAVPSSRFMGGREFEILSAEIGPATQEDIAAALPAAIAAGLMLTPNVARGSGPFPGHERRWLNAEGASIAARHAAACLYLALMNEACLGLIGAKGPTIVEGPFATNRLYLTLLAALSQRPVIAMPGSTGTSQGASLLAGIAPATGPQTHVAPSTIAGLDAYRRIWLSALA, from the coding sequence ATGACCGCCTATCGCCACATCGCCGTTCTCGACATTGGCAAGACCAATGCCAAGGTCGTCGTCCTCGACGCCGCGACGGGCGCGGAAATTGCCGTCGCCCGGATGGCCAACATGGTCCTCACGGACGGTCCCTACCCGCACTATGACGTGGAAGCGCTCTGGGCCTTCACGCTCGACGCCTGCCGCCGCTTCGCCAGGACGCCCGGCTTCGACGCCATCTCGATCACGACGCACGGCGCCTCCGCCGCCCTGCTCGACGCCGGCGGCCGGCTCGTCCTGCCGGTGCTCGACTACGAACACGACTATCCGCAGGCGATCCGCGACGCCTATGACGCGATCCGCCCGCCTTTTGCTGAAACGCGCTCGCCGCGCCTGGCGATGGGCCTCAATGTCGGGGCGCAGCTGCACTATCAGAAGACCATGTTCGCGGAAGCCTTCGCCAAGGTCGCGACCATCGTCACCTACCCGCAATACTGGGCGGCACGGCTGACCGGCATTGCGGCGAACGAGGTGACCTCGCTCGGCTGCCACACCGACCTCTGGGACCCGCAAGCCGGCACCTATTCCGCGCTGGTCGACAGGCTCGGCATCCGCCCGCTGATGGCGCCGATCCGGCCGGCCTTCGACGCGCTCGGCCTGGTCCTGCCGGAGATTGCCGAAACCATCGGGGCCGAAGTCCCGGTCTATTGCGGCATCCACGATTCCAACGCCTCGCTGCTGCCGCATCTTCTGGCCCGGCAAGCGCCGTTCTCGGTCGTCTCGACCGGCACATGGGTGATCAACTTCGCCGTCGGCGGCGATCTGGATCATCTCGATCCGGGGCGCGACACGCTCGCCAATGTCGACGCCTATGGCCGCGCCGTGCCGTCCTCCCGCTTCATGGGCGGGCGCGAGTTCGAGATTCTGTCGGCGGAGATCGGGCCTGCCACACAAGAGGACATCGCCGCCGCGCTGCCCGCGGCGATCGCGGCGGGGCTGATGCTCACGCCCAATGTCGCGCGGGGCTCCGGTCCGTTTCCCGGCCATGAACGACGATGGCTGAATGCGGAGGGCGCAAGCATCGCCGCGCGCCACGCCGCCGCCTGCCTTTATCTCGCGCTGATGAACGAGGCCTGTCTCGGCCTGATCGGCGCCAAGGGTCCGACCATCGTCGAAGGGCCCTTCGCGACGAACAGGCTCTACCTCACCTTGCTGGCCGCGCTGAGCCAGCGCCCGGTCATCGCCATGCCGGGCTCGACGGGCACCAGCCAGGGCGCGTCCCTGCTGGCCGGCATCGCACCGGCCACGGGGCCGCAAACCCATGTCGCGCCGTCGACCATCGCCGGACTGGACGCCTATCGAAGGATCTGGCTGTCGGCCCTCGCCTAG